A window from Equus caballus isolate H_3958 breed thoroughbred chromosome 8, TB-T2T, whole genome shotgun sequence encodes these proteins:
- the PITPNM2 gene encoding membrane-associated phosphatidylinositol transfer protein 2 isoform X11, with product MIIKEYRIPLPMTVEEYRIAQLYMIQKKSRNETYGEGSGVEILENRPYTDGPGGSGQYTHKVYHVGMHIPGWFRSILPKAALRVVEESWNAYPYTRTRFTCPFVEKFSIDIETFYKTDAGENPNVFSLSPVEKNQLTIDFIDIVKDPVPPSEYRTEEDPKLFHSMKTQRGPLTDNWIEEYKQRVFPIMCAYKLCKVEFRYWGMQSKIERFIHDTGLRKVMVRAHRQAWCWQDEWYGLNMENIRELEKEAQLMLSRKMAQFSEDEEEASELSKDEATQDQTSREPPEPSSSGGEPLAGRGLKKQWSTSSKSSRSSKRGASPSRHSISEWRMQSIARDSDESSDDEFFDAHEDLSDSEEMFAKDITKWNSNDLMDKIESPEPEDTQDSLYRQSAPEFRVASSVEQLNIMEDEVSPPLAAPPSKIHVLLLVLHGGTILDTGAGDPSSKQGDTNTIANVFDTVMRVHYPSALGHLAIRLVPCPPVCSDAFALVSNLSPYSHDEGCLSSSQDHIPLAALPLLATSSPHYQEAVATVIQRANLAYGDFIKSQEGMTFNGQVCLIGDCVGGLLAFDALCSSSQPVSESQSSSRRGSVVSVQDTDMLSPGIPVNVAHGGGGGSNLESSRHLSRSNIDIPRSNGTEDPKKQLPRKRSDSSTYELDTIQQHQAFLSSLHASVLRNEPSSRRSSSSTMLDGAGALGKFDFEIADLFLFGCPLGLVLALRKTVIPALDVFQLRPACQQVYNLFHPADPSASRLEPLLERRFHALPPFSIPRYQRYPLGDGCSTLLDALQTHNTVFQEHAAPSSPGAAPTTRGFRRASEISIASQVSGMAESYTASSIAQIAAKWWGQKRIDYALYCPDALTAFPTVALPHLFHASYWESTDVVSFLLRQVMRHDNSSILELDGKEVSVFTPSKPREKWQRRRTHVKLRNVTANHRINDAVANEDGPQVLSGRFMYGPLDMVTLTGEKVDVHIMMQPPSGEWLYLDTLVTNSSGRVSYTIPETHRLGVGVYPVKMVVRGDHTFADSYISVLPKGTEFVVFSIDGSFAASVSIMGSDPKVRAGAVDVVRHWQDLGYLIIYVTGRPDMQKQRVVAWLAQHNFPHGVVSFCDGLVHDPLRHKANFLKLLISELHLRVHAAYGSTKDVAVYSSISLSPMQIYIVGRPTKKLQQQCQFITDGYAAHLAQLKYSHRARPARNTATRMALRKGSFGLPGQGDFLRSRNHLLRTISAQPSGPGHRHERTQSQADGEQRGQRSMSMAAGCWGRTMAGRLEPGPAAGPK from the exons GTTCACTTGCCCTTTTGTGGAGAAATTCTCCATCGACATCGAAACCTTTTATAAAACTGATGCTGGAGAAAACCCCAACGTGTTCAGCCTGTCTCCTGTGGAAAAGAACCAGCTGACAATCG ACTTCATCGACATCGTCAAGGACCCCGTGCCCCCCAGTGAGTATCGGACTGAGGAGGACCCCAAGCTGTTCCACTCAATGAAGACCCAGCGGGGGCCCCTGACCGACAACTGGATCGAGGAGTACAAGCAGCGGGTCTTCCCCATCATGTGCGCCTACAAGCTGTGCAAGGTGGAGTTCCGCTACTGGGGCATGCAGTCCAAGATCGAGAGGTTCATCCACGACACGG GCCTACGAAAGGTGATGGTCAGGGCCCACCGGCAGGCCTGGTGCTGGCAGGACGAGTGGTACGGGCTGAACATGGAGAACATCCgggagctggagaaggaggcTCAGCTCATGCTTTCCCGCAAGATGGCCCAGTTCAGCGAGGATGAGGAGGAGGCCTCAGAGCTCTCCAAGGACGAAGCCACCCAGGACCAGACCTCTAGGGAGCCCCCTGAGCCCAGCAGCAGCGGCGGGGAGCCCCTGGCAGGCCGGGGCCTGAAGAAGCAGTGGTCCACGTCCTCCAAGTCATCGCGGTCATCCAAGCGCGGAG CGAGTCCTTCCCGCCACAGCATCTCGGAGTGGAGGATGCAGAGCATCGCTCGGGACTCTGATGAGAGCTCAGACGACGAGTTCTTCGATGCTCACG aggACCTGTCTGATTCAGAGGAAATGTTCGCCAAGGACATCACCAAGTGGAACTCCAACGACCTCATGGACAAAATCGAAAGCCCTGAGCCAGAGGACACACAGG ACAGTCTGTACCGCCAGAGTGCCCCCGAGTTCCGAGTAGCCTCCAGTGTGGAGCAACTGAACATCATGGAG GACGAGGTCAGCCCGCCACTGGCTGCACCACCCTCCAAGATCCACGTGCTACTGCTGGTGCTGCATGGGGGCACCATCCTGGATACGGGCGCCGGGGACCCCAGCTCCAAGCAGGGTGACACGAACACTATCGCCAACGTGTTTGACACTGTCATGCGCGTGCACTACCCCAGCGCCCTGGGCCACCTTGCCATCCGCCTGGTGCCCTGCCCACCCGTCTGCTCCGATGCCTTCGCCCTCGTCTCCAA CCTCAGCCCCTACAGCCACGACGAAGGCTGTCTGTCCAGCAGCCAGGACCACATCCCCCTGGCTGCCCTGCCCCTGCTGGCCACCTCCTCACCCCACTACCAGGAGGCAGTTGCCACAGTGATTCAGCGGGCCAACCTCGCCTATGGGGACTTCATCAAGTCCCAGGAGGGCATGACCTTCAATGGGCAG GTCTGCCTGATTGGGGACTGTGTCGGGGGCCTCCTGGCATTCGACGCCTTATGCTCCAGCAGCCAGCCGGTGTCTGAGAGTCAGAGCAGCAGCCGCAGGGGCAGCGTGGTCAGTGTGCAG GACACTGATATGCTGTCCCCTGGCATCCCGGTGAATGTGGCACATGGCGGTGGTGGCGGCAGCAACCTGGAGAGCAGTCGGCACCTGAGCCGCAGCAACATCGACATCCCCCGCAGCAACGGCACTGAGGACCCCAAAAAGCAGCTACCCCGCAAGAGAAGTGACTCATCCACCTACGAGCTGGACACCATCCAGCAGCACCAGGCCTTCCTGTCcag CCTCCATGCCAGCGTGCTGAGGAACGAGCCCAGCTCCCGCCGCTCAAGCAGCTCCACCATGCTGGACGGTGCAGGGGCCCTGGGCAAGTTCGACTTTGAGATCGCTGACCTCTTCCTCTTTGGGTGCCCACTGGGGCTGGTCCTGGCCTTGAGGAAGACCGTCATCCCTGCCCTGGATG TGTTCCAGCTGCGGCCCGCCTGCCAGCAGGTCTACAACCTCTTCCACCCCGCTGACCCGTCGGCGTCGCGCCTGGAGCCGCTGCTGGAGCGGCGATTCCACGCCCTGCCGCCCTTCAGCATCCCCCGCTACCAGCGCTACCCGCTGGGGGACGGCTGCTCCACGCTGCTGG ACGCCCTCCAGACCCATAACACGGTCTTCCAAGAGCACGCGGCCCCCTCCTCGCCCGGTGCGGCCCCCACCACCCGAGGCTTCCGCCGAGCCAGCGAGATCAGCATCGCCAGCCAGGTGTCCGGCATGGCTGAGAGCTACACGGCATCCAGCATTGCCCAGA TTGCTGCAAAGTGGTGGGGCCAGAAGCGGATTGACTATGCCCTGTACTGCCCCGATGCCCTGACGGCCTTCCCCACCGTGGCCCTGCCCCACCTCTTCCACGCCAGCTACTGGGAGTCAACGGATGTGGTCTCCTTCCTACTGAGACAG GTCATGAGGCACGACAATTCCAGCATCTTGGAGCTGGATGGCAAGGAGGTGTCAGTGTTTACCCCGTCAAAGCCAAGAGAGAAGTGGCAGCGCAGGAGGACCCATGTGAAGCTGCGG aaTGTGACAGCTAACCACCGGATCAATGATGCAGTCGCCAATGAGGATGGCCCACAGGTTCTGTCGGGCCGGTTCATGTATGGGCCCCTGGACATGGTCACCCTGACCGGGGAGAAG GTGGACGTGCACATCATGATGCAGCCGCCCTCAGGCGAGTGGCTGTACCTGGACACGCTGGTGACCAACAGCAGCGGGCGTGTCTCCTATACTATTCCCGAGACTCACCGCTTGGGCGTGGGCGTCTACCCTGTCAAGATGGTGGTCAG GGGAGATCACACGTTTGCTGACAGCTACATCAGCGTGCTGCCCAAGGGCACGGAGTTTGTGGTCTTCAGCATCGACGGCTCCTTTGCTGCCAGCGTGTCCATCATGGGCAGCGACCCCAAAGTGCGGGCCGGAGCCGTGGACGTGGTGCG ACACTGGCAGGACCTGGGCTACCTCATCATCTATGTGACGGGCCGGCCCGACATGCAGAAGCAGCGGGTGGTGGCATGGCTGGCCCAGCACAACTTCCCCCATGGTGTGGTGTCCTTCTGTGACGGCCTCGTGCACGACCCGCTGCGGCACAAGGCCAACTTCCTGAAGCTGCTCATCTCCGAG CTGCATCTGCGAGTGCACGCAGCCTACGGCTCCACCAAGGACGTGGCAGTCTACAGCTCCATCAGCCTGTCGCCCATGCAGATCTACATTGTGGGCCGGCCCACCAAGAAGCTTCAGCAGCAGTGCCAG TTCATCACAGACGGCTACGCGGCCCACCTGGCACAACTCAAGTACAGTCACCGGGCACGGCCAGCCCGCAACACAGCCACGCGCATGGCACTGCGGAAGGGCAGCTTCGGCCTGCCTGGCCAGGGCGACTTCCTGCgctcccggaaccacctgctccgcaccatctcagcccagcccagcgggCCCGGCCACCGGCATGAGCGGACACAGAGCCAGGCGGACGGCGAGCAGCGGGGCCAGCGCAGCATGAGCATGGCAGCCGGCTGCTGGGGCCGCACCATGGCTGGTCGGCTGGAGCCAGGACCAGCCGCAGGCCCCAAGTAG
- the PITPNM2 gene encoding membrane-associated phosphatidylinositol transfer protein 2 isoform X13, whose product MIIKEYRIPLPMTVEEYRIAQLYMIQKKSRNETYGEGSGVEILENRPYTDGPGGSGQYTHKVYHVGMHIPGWFRSILPKAALRVVEESWNAYPYTRTRFTCPFVEKFSIDIETFYKTDAGENPNVFSLSPVEKNQLTIDFIDIVKDPVPPSEYRTEEDPKLFHSMKTQRGPLTDNWIEEYKQRVFPIMCAYKLCKVEFRYWGMQSKIERFIHDTGLRKVMVRAHRQAWCWQDEWYGLNMENIRELEKEAQLMLSRKMAQFSEDEEEASELSKDEATQDQTSREPPEPSSSGGEPLAGRGLKKQWSTSSKSSRSSKRGASPSRHSISEWRMQSIARDSDESSDDEFFDAHEDLSDSEEMFAKDITKWNSNDLMDKIESPEPEDTQDSLYRQSAPEFRVASSVEQLNIMEDEVSPPLAAPPSKIHVLLLVLHGGTILDTGAGDPSSKQGDTNTIANVFDTVMRVHYPSALGHLAIRLVPCPPVCSDAFALVSNLSPYSHDEGCLSSSQDHIPLAALPLLATSSPHYQEAVATVIQRANLAYGDFIKSQEGMTFNGQVCLIGDCVGGLLAFDALCSSSQPVSESQSSSRRGSVVSVQDTDMLSPGIPVNVAHGGGGGSNLESSRHLSRSNIDIPRSNGTEDPKKQLPRKRSDSSTYELDTIQQHQAFLSSLHASVLRNEPSSRRSSSSTMLDGAGALGKFDFEIADLFLFGCPLGLVLALRKTVIPALDVFQLRPACQQVYNLFHPADPSASRLEPLLERRFHALPPFSIPRYQRYPLGDGCSTLLDALQTHNTVFQEHAAPSSPGAAPTTRGFRRASEISIASQVSGMAESYTASSIAQIAAKWWGQKRIDYALYCPDALTAFPTVALPHLFHASYWESTDVVSFLLRQNVTANHRINDAVANEDGPQVLSGRFMYGPLDMVTLTGEKVDVHIMMQPPSGEWLYLDTLVTNSSGRVSYTIPETHRLGVGVYPVKMVVRGDHTFADSYISVLPKGTEFVVFSIDGSFAASVSIMGSDPKVRAGAVDVVRHWQDLGYLIIYVTGRPDMQKQRVVAWLAQHNFPHGVVSFCDGLVHDPLRHKANFLKLLISELHLRVHAAYGSTKDVAVYSSISLSPMQIYIVGRPTKKLQQQCQFITDGYAAHLAQLKYSHRARPARNTATRMALRKGSFGLPGQGDFLRSRNHLLRTISAQPSGPGHRHERTQSQADGEQRGQRSMSMAAGCWGRTMAGRLEPGPAAGPK is encoded by the exons GTTCACTTGCCCTTTTGTGGAGAAATTCTCCATCGACATCGAAACCTTTTATAAAACTGATGCTGGAGAAAACCCCAACGTGTTCAGCCTGTCTCCTGTGGAAAAGAACCAGCTGACAATCG ACTTCATCGACATCGTCAAGGACCCCGTGCCCCCCAGTGAGTATCGGACTGAGGAGGACCCCAAGCTGTTCCACTCAATGAAGACCCAGCGGGGGCCCCTGACCGACAACTGGATCGAGGAGTACAAGCAGCGGGTCTTCCCCATCATGTGCGCCTACAAGCTGTGCAAGGTGGAGTTCCGCTACTGGGGCATGCAGTCCAAGATCGAGAGGTTCATCCACGACACGG GCCTACGAAAGGTGATGGTCAGGGCCCACCGGCAGGCCTGGTGCTGGCAGGACGAGTGGTACGGGCTGAACATGGAGAACATCCgggagctggagaaggaggcTCAGCTCATGCTTTCCCGCAAGATGGCCCAGTTCAGCGAGGATGAGGAGGAGGCCTCAGAGCTCTCCAAGGACGAAGCCACCCAGGACCAGACCTCTAGGGAGCCCCCTGAGCCCAGCAGCAGCGGCGGGGAGCCCCTGGCAGGCCGGGGCCTGAAGAAGCAGTGGTCCACGTCCTCCAAGTCATCGCGGTCATCCAAGCGCGGAG CGAGTCCTTCCCGCCACAGCATCTCGGAGTGGAGGATGCAGAGCATCGCTCGGGACTCTGATGAGAGCTCAGACGACGAGTTCTTCGATGCTCACG aggACCTGTCTGATTCAGAGGAAATGTTCGCCAAGGACATCACCAAGTGGAACTCCAACGACCTCATGGACAAAATCGAAAGCCCTGAGCCAGAGGACACACAGG ACAGTCTGTACCGCCAGAGTGCCCCCGAGTTCCGAGTAGCCTCCAGTGTGGAGCAACTGAACATCATGGAG GACGAGGTCAGCCCGCCACTGGCTGCACCACCCTCCAAGATCCACGTGCTACTGCTGGTGCTGCATGGGGGCACCATCCTGGATACGGGCGCCGGGGACCCCAGCTCCAAGCAGGGTGACACGAACACTATCGCCAACGTGTTTGACACTGTCATGCGCGTGCACTACCCCAGCGCCCTGGGCCACCTTGCCATCCGCCTGGTGCCCTGCCCACCCGTCTGCTCCGATGCCTTCGCCCTCGTCTCCAA CCTCAGCCCCTACAGCCACGACGAAGGCTGTCTGTCCAGCAGCCAGGACCACATCCCCCTGGCTGCCCTGCCCCTGCTGGCCACCTCCTCACCCCACTACCAGGAGGCAGTTGCCACAGTGATTCAGCGGGCCAACCTCGCCTATGGGGACTTCATCAAGTCCCAGGAGGGCATGACCTTCAATGGGCAG GTCTGCCTGATTGGGGACTGTGTCGGGGGCCTCCTGGCATTCGACGCCTTATGCTCCAGCAGCCAGCCGGTGTCTGAGAGTCAGAGCAGCAGCCGCAGGGGCAGCGTGGTCAGTGTGCAG GACACTGATATGCTGTCCCCTGGCATCCCGGTGAATGTGGCACATGGCGGTGGTGGCGGCAGCAACCTGGAGAGCAGTCGGCACCTGAGCCGCAGCAACATCGACATCCCCCGCAGCAACGGCACTGAGGACCCCAAAAAGCAGCTACCCCGCAAGAGAAGTGACTCATCCACCTACGAGCTGGACACCATCCAGCAGCACCAGGCCTTCCTGTCcag CCTCCATGCCAGCGTGCTGAGGAACGAGCCCAGCTCCCGCCGCTCAAGCAGCTCCACCATGCTGGACGGTGCAGGGGCCCTGGGCAAGTTCGACTTTGAGATCGCTGACCTCTTCCTCTTTGGGTGCCCACTGGGGCTGGTCCTGGCCTTGAGGAAGACCGTCATCCCTGCCCTGGATG TGTTCCAGCTGCGGCCCGCCTGCCAGCAGGTCTACAACCTCTTCCACCCCGCTGACCCGTCGGCGTCGCGCCTGGAGCCGCTGCTGGAGCGGCGATTCCACGCCCTGCCGCCCTTCAGCATCCCCCGCTACCAGCGCTACCCGCTGGGGGACGGCTGCTCCACGCTGCTGG ACGCCCTCCAGACCCATAACACGGTCTTCCAAGAGCACGCGGCCCCCTCCTCGCCCGGTGCGGCCCCCACCACCCGAGGCTTCCGCCGAGCCAGCGAGATCAGCATCGCCAGCCAGGTGTCCGGCATGGCTGAGAGCTACACGGCATCCAGCATTGCCCAGA TTGCTGCAAAGTGGTGGGGCCAGAAGCGGATTGACTATGCCCTGTACTGCCCCGATGCCCTGACGGCCTTCCCCACCGTGGCCCTGCCCCACCTCTTCCACGCCAGCTACTGGGAGTCAACGGATGTGGTCTCCTTCCTACTGAGACAG aaTGTGACAGCTAACCACCGGATCAATGATGCAGTCGCCAATGAGGATGGCCCACAGGTTCTGTCGGGCCGGTTCATGTATGGGCCCCTGGACATGGTCACCCTGACCGGGGAGAAG GTGGACGTGCACATCATGATGCAGCCGCCCTCAGGCGAGTGGCTGTACCTGGACACGCTGGTGACCAACAGCAGCGGGCGTGTCTCCTATACTATTCCCGAGACTCACCGCTTGGGCGTGGGCGTCTACCCTGTCAAGATGGTGGTCAG GGGAGATCACACGTTTGCTGACAGCTACATCAGCGTGCTGCCCAAGGGCACGGAGTTTGTGGTCTTCAGCATCGACGGCTCCTTTGCTGCCAGCGTGTCCATCATGGGCAGCGACCCCAAAGTGCGGGCCGGAGCCGTGGACGTGGTGCG ACACTGGCAGGACCTGGGCTACCTCATCATCTATGTGACGGGCCGGCCCGACATGCAGAAGCAGCGGGTGGTGGCATGGCTGGCCCAGCACAACTTCCCCCATGGTGTGGTGTCCTTCTGTGACGGCCTCGTGCACGACCCGCTGCGGCACAAGGCCAACTTCCTGAAGCTGCTCATCTCCGAG CTGCATCTGCGAGTGCACGCAGCCTACGGCTCCACCAAGGACGTGGCAGTCTACAGCTCCATCAGCCTGTCGCCCATGCAGATCTACATTGTGGGCCGGCCCACCAAGAAGCTTCAGCAGCAGTGCCAG TTCATCACAGACGGCTACGCGGCCCACCTGGCACAACTCAAGTACAGTCACCGGGCACGGCCAGCCCGCAACACAGCCACGCGCATGGCACTGCGGAAGGGCAGCTTCGGCCTGCCTGGCCAGGGCGACTTCCTGCgctcccggaaccacctgctccgcaccatctcagcccagcccagcgggCCCGGCCACCGGCATGAGCGGACACAGAGCCAGGCGGACGGCGAGCAGCGGGGCCAGCGCAGCATGAGCATGGCAGCCGGCTGCTGGGGCCGCACCATGGCTGGTCGGCTGGAGCCAGGACCAGCCGCAGGCCCCAAGTAG
- the PITPNM2 gene encoding membrane-associated phosphatidylinositol transfer protein 2 isoform X10 — translation MIIKEYRIPLPMTVEEYRIAQLYMIQKKSRNETYGEGSGVEILENRPYTDGPGGSGQYTHKVYHVGMHIPGWFRSILPKAALRVVEESWNAYPYTRTRFTCPFVEKFSIDIETFYKTDAGENPNVFSLSPVEKNQLTIDFIDIVKDPVPPSEYRTEEDPKLFHSMKTQRGPLTDNWIEEYKQRVFPIMCAYKLCKVEFRYWGMQSKIERFIHDTGLRKVMVRAHRQAWCWQDEWYGLNMENIRELEKEAQLMLSRKMAQFSEDEEEASELSKDEATQDQTSREPPEPSSSGGEPLAGRGLKKQWSTSSKSSRSSKRGASPSRHSISEWRMQSIARDSDESSDDEFFDAHEDLSDSEEMFAKDITKWNSNDLMDKIESPEPEDTQDSLYRQSAPEFRVASSVEQLNIMEDEVSPPLAAPPSKIHVLLLVLHGGTILDTGAGDPSSKQGDTNTIANVFDTVMRVHYPSALGHLAIRLVPCPPVCSDAFALVSNLSPYSHDEGCLSSSQDHIPLAALPLLATSSPHYQEAVATVIQRANLAYGDFIKSQEGMTFNGQVCLIGDCVGGLLAFDALCSSSQPVSESQSSSRRGSVVSVQDTDMLSPGIPVNVAHGGGGGSNLESSRHLSRSNIDIPRSNGTEDPKKQLPRKRSDSSTYELDTIQQHQAFLSSLHASVLRNEPSSRRSSSSTMLDGAGALGKFDFEIADLFLFGCPLGLVLALRKTVIPALDVFQLRPACQQVYNLFHPADPSASRLEPLLERRFHALPPFSIPRYQRYPLGDGCSTLLADALQTHNTVFQEHAAPSSPGAAPTTRGFRRASEISIASQVSGMAESYTASSIAQIAAKWWGQKRIDYALYCPDALTAFPTVALPHLFHASYWESTDVVSFLLRQVMRHDNSSILELDGKEVSVFTPSKPREKWQRRRTHVKLRNVTANHRINDAVANEDGPQVLSGRFMYGPLDMVTLTGEKVDVHIMMQPPSGEWLYLDTLVTNSSGRVSYTIPETHRLGVGVYPVKMVVRGDHTFADSYISVLPKGTEFVVFSIDGSFAASVSIMGSDPKVRAGAVDVVRHWQDLGYLIIYVTGRPDMQKQRVVAWLAQHNFPHGVVSFCDGLVHDPLRHKANFLKLLISELHLRVHAAYGSTKDVAVYSSISLSPMQIYIVGRPTKKLQQQCQFITDGYAAHLAQLKYSHRARPARNTATRMALRKGSFGLPGQGDFLRSRNHLLRTISAQPSGPGHRHERTQSQADGEQRGQRSMSMAAGCWGRTMAGRLEPGPAAGPK, via the exons GTTCACTTGCCCTTTTGTGGAGAAATTCTCCATCGACATCGAAACCTTTTATAAAACTGATGCTGGAGAAAACCCCAACGTGTTCAGCCTGTCTCCTGTGGAAAAGAACCAGCTGACAATCG ACTTCATCGACATCGTCAAGGACCCCGTGCCCCCCAGTGAGTATCGGACTGAGGAGGACCCCAAGCTGTTCCACTCAATGAAGACCCAGCGGGGGCCCCTGACCGACAACTGGATCGAGGAGTACAAGCAGCGGGTCTTCCCCATCATGTGCGCCTACAAGCTGTGCAAGGTGGAGTTCCGCTACTGGGGCATGCAGTCCAAGATCGAGAGGTTCATCCACGACACGG GCCTACGAAAGGTGATGGTCAGGGCCCACCGGCAGGCCTGGTGCTGGCAGGACGAGTGGTACGGGCTGAACATGGAGAACATCCgggagctggagaaggaggcTCAGCTCATGCTTTCCCGCAAGATGGCCCAGTTCAGCGAGGATGAGGAGGAGGCCTCAGAGCTCTCCAAGGACGAAGCCACCCAGGACCAGACCTCTAGGGAGCCCCCTGAGCCCAGCAGCAGCGGCGGGGAGCCCCTGGCAGGCCGGGGCCTGAAGAAGCAGTGGTCCACGTCCTCCAAGTCATCGCGGTCATCCAAGCGCGGAG CGAGTCCTTCCCGCCACAGCATCTCGGAGTGGAGGATGCAGAGCATCGCTCGGGACTCTGATGAGAGCTCAGACGACGAGTTCTTCGATGCTCACG aggACCTGTCTGATTCAGAGGAAATGTTCGCCAAGGACATCACCAAGTGGAACTCCAACGACCTCATGGACAAAATCGAAAGCCCTGAGCCAGAGGACACACAGG ACAGTCTGTACCGCCAGAGTGCCCCCGAGTTCCGAGTAGCCTCCAGTGTGGAGCAACTGAACATCATGGAG GACGAGGTCAGCCCGCCACTGGCTGCACCACCCTCCAAGATCCACGTGCTACTGCTGGTGCTGCATGGGGGCACCATCCTGGATACGGGCGCCGGGGACCCCAGCTCCAAGCAGGGTGACACGAACACTATCGCCAACGTGTTTGACACTGTCATGCGCGTGCACTACCCCAGCGCCCTGGGCCACCTTGCCATCCGCCTGGTGCCCTGCCCACCCGTCTGCTCCGATGCCTTCGCCCTCGTCTCCAA CCTCAGCCCCTACAGCCACGACGAAGGCTGTCTGTCCAGCAGCCAGGACCACATCCCCCTGGCTGCCCTGCCCCTGCTGGCCACCTCCTCACCCCACTACCAGGAGGCAGTTGCCACAGTGATTCAGCGGGCCAACCTCGCCTATGGGGACTTCATCAAGTCCCAGGAGGGCATGACCTTCAATGGGCAG GTCTGCCTGATTGGGGACTGTGTCGGGGGCCTCCTGGCATTCGACGCCTTATGCTCCAGCAGCCAGCCGGTGTCTGAGAGTCAGAGCAGCAGCCGCAGGGGCAGCGTGGTCAGTGTGCAG GACACTGATATGCTGTCCCCTGGCATCCCGGTGAATGTGGCACATGGCGGTGGTGGCGGCAGCAACCTGGAGAGCAGTCGGCACCTGAGCCGCAGCAACATCGACATCCCCCGCAGCAACGGCACTGAGGACCCCAAAAAGCAGCTACCCCGCAAGAGAAGTGACTCATCCACCTACGAGCTGGACACCATCCAGCAGCACCAGGCCTTCCTGTCcag CCTCCATGCCAGCGTGCTGAGGAACGAGCCCAGCTCCCGCCGCTCAAGCAGCTCCACCATGCTGGACGGTGCAGGGGCCCTGGGCAAGTTCGACTTTGAGATCGCTGACCTCTTCCTCTTTGGGTGCCCACTGGGGCTGGTCCTGGCCTTGAGGAAGACCGTCATCCCTGCCCTGGATG TGTTCCAGCTGCGGCCCGCCTGCCAGCAGGTCTACAACCTCTTCCACCCCGCTGACCCGTCGGCGTCGCGCCTGGAGCCGCTGCTGGAGCGGCGATTCCACGCCCTGCCGCCCTTCAGCATCCCCCGCTACCAGCGCTACCCGCTGGGGGACGGCTGCTCCACGCTGCTGG CAGACGCCCTCCAGACCCATAACACGGTCTTCCAAGAGCACGCGGCCCCCTCCTCGCCCGGTGCGGCCCCCACCACCCGAGGCTTCCGCCGAGCCAGCGAGATCAGCATCGCCAGCCAGGTGTCCGGCATGGCTGAGAGCTACACGGCATCCAGCATTGCCCAGA TTGCTGCAAAGTGGTGGGGCCAGAAGCGGATTGACTATGCCCTGTACTGCCCCGATGCCCTGACGGCCTTCCCCACCGTGGCCCTGCCCCACCTCTTCCACGCCAGCTACTGGGAGTCAACGGATGTGGTCTCCTTCCTACTGAGACAG GTCATGAGGCACGACAATTCCAGCATCTTGGAGCTGGATGGCAAGGAGGTGTCAGTGTTTACCCCGTCAAAGCCAAGAGAGAAGTGGCAGCGCAGGAGGACCCATGTGAAGCTGCGG aaTGTGACAGCTAACCACCGGATCAATGATGCAGTCGCCAATGAGGATGGCCCACAGGTTCTGTCGGGCCGGTTCATGTATGGGCCCCTGGACATGGTCACCCTGACCGGGGAGAAG GTGGACGTGCACATCATGATGCAGCCGCCCTCAGGCGAGTGGCTGTACCTGGACACGCTGGTGACCAACAGCAGCGGGCGTGTCTCCTATACTATTCCCGAGACTCACCGCTTGGGCGTGGGCGTCTACCCTGTCAAGATGGTGGTCAG GGGAGATCACACGTTTGCTGACAGCTACATCAGCGTGCTGCCCAAGGGCACGGAGTTTGTGGTCTTCAGCATCGACGGCTCCTTTGCTGCCAGCGTGTCCATCATGGGCAGCGACCCCAAAGTGCGGGCCGGAGCCGTGGACGTGGTGCG ACACTGGCAGGACCTGGGCTACCTCATCATCTATGTGACGGGCCGGCCCGACATGCAGAAGCAGCGGGTGGTGGCATGGCTGGCCCAGCACAACTTCCCCCATGGTGTGGTGTCCTTCTGTGACGGCCTCGTGCACGACCCGCTGCGGCACAAGGCCAACTTCCTGAAGCTGCTCATCTCCGAG CTGCATCTGCGAGTGCACGCAGCCTACGGCTCCACCAAGGACGTGGCAGTCTACAGCTCCATCAGCCTGTCGCCCATGCAGATCTACATTGTGGGCCGGCCCACCAAGAAGCTTCAGCAGCAGTGCCAG TTCATCACAGACGGCTACGCGGCCCACCTGGCACAACTCAAGTACAGTCACCGGGCACGGCCAGCCCGCAACACAGCCACGCGCATGGCACTGCGGAAGGGCAGCTTCGGCCTGCCTGGCCAGGGCGACTTCCTGCgctcccggaaccacctgctccgcaccatctcagcccagcccagcgggCCCGGCCACCGGCATGAGCGGACACAGAGCCAGGCGGACGGCGAGCAGCGGGGCCAGCGCAGCATGAGCATGGCAGCCGGCTGCTGGGGCCGCACCATGGCTGGTCGGCTGGAGCCAGGACCAGCCGCAGGCCCCAAGTAG